One Spirochaeta africana DSM 8902 genomic window carries:
- a CDS encoding cryptochrome/photolyase family protein, which yields MNSAAIIYPHQLYDPASHPVLESGRPVYLVEEPLVLTYNPVHRQRLLLHRLSMQAYARQLRKRDYTVHYLDLRRLDGTDAVWQQLAQDGIRTIHVADTTDDYLERALAKAETSHGIQRTWYESPLFLLPKPEAVQRYLDAKRHMARFYQSLRVDREILTDRDRQPVGGQWSYDKDNRKKLPENLELPTDIQPWVPQTSEEQQEIAQAQAWLGEIPGRHYGSSQIWCGWTTEHAGQDLHAFLSARFADFGSYEDAISQTHTRVFHSTLSPYLNIGLLSPRQVLDAVLAHAGRNHIPINSLEGFIRQLIGWREFMRAAYEQDGRSMRTRNFFGHTRALPAAVWSGKTGIHPLDTAIHRSLTWGYSHHIERLMVTGNYLLLTGTHPDQVYEWFMGMFIDAYDWVMVPNVYGMSQFADGGLFATKPYISGSNYLHKMGDYPRGPWQDDWTALYWNFIHQHRALFAANHRMSMMPRMLDKMSPDTREAHLQRAARILQT from the coding sequence ATGAACAGCGCCGCGATAATCTACCCTCATCAGCTCTACGACCCCGCATCCCACCCGGTGCTGGAATCGGGGCGGCCGGTATATCTGGTAGAGGAACCCCTTGTTCTGACTTACAACCCGGTCCACCGTCAACGGCTGCTGCTGCACCGCCTGTCGATGCAGGCCTATGCCAGGCAGCTGCGGAAGCGTGACTACACCGTGCACTATCTGGATCTGCGCCGCCTCGACGGCACCGACGCAGTCTGGCAGCAGCTGGCCCAGGACGGCATTCGCACCATCCATGTCGCCGACACCACCGATGACTACCTTGAGCGTGCCCTGGCTAAGGCCGAAACCTCGCACGGCATCCAGCGCACCTGGTACGAAAGCCCGCTGTTTCTGCTGCCAAAACCTGAGGCGGTCCAACGCTATCTCGACGCCAAACGACACATGGCCCGGTTCTACCAGAGTCTGCGTGTGGACCGGGAGATTCTGACCGACCGGGACCGGCAGCCCGTTGGCGGCCAGTGGAGCTACGACAAGGACAACCGGAAAAAACTGCCCGAAAACCTTGAGCTGCCGACCGACATCCAGCCCTGGGTCCCGCAGACCTCCGAGGAACAGCAGGAGATCGCTCAGGCCCAGGCCTGGCTGGGCGAGATCCCCGGACGCCACTACGGCAGCAGCCAAATATGGTGCGGCTGGACCACGGAACATGCAGGGCAGGACCTGCATGCCTTTTTGTCGGCGCGCTTTGCTGATTTCGGCAGCTACGAGGACGCCATCAGCCAGACCCATACCCGGGTGTTCCACTCCACTCTCTCGCCCTACCTGAACATCGGGCTGCTGTCCCCCCGTCAGGTCCTGGATGCGGTGCTGGCTCACGCCGGAAGGAACCACATCCCGATCAACTCACTGGAAGGCTTTATCCGGCAGCTGATTGGCTGGCGCGAGTTCATGCGCGCCGCTTACGAACAGGACGGGCGCAGCATGCGCACCCGCAACTTCTTTGGCCATACCCGTGCCCTGCCCGCCGCAGTCTGGAGCGGAAAAACCGGCATTCACCCGCTGGACACCGCCATTCACCGCAGTCTGACCTGGGGCTACTCACATCATATTGAGCGCCTGATGGTAACCGGCAATTACCTCCTGCTTACCGGCACCCACCCTGACCAGGTCTATGAGTGGTTTATGGGGATGTTCATCGATGCCTATGACTGGGTGATGGTTCCGAACGTCTACGGCATGAGCCAGTTCGCCGACGGCGGACTGTTTGCCACCAAACCCTACATCAGCGGGAGCAACTACCTGCACAAGATGGGCGACTATCCACGCGGCCCCTGGCAGGACGACTGGACCGCCCTGTACTGGAACTTTATCCACCAGCACCGCGCGCTGTTCGCCGCCAACCACCGCATGTCGATGATGCCGCGCATGCTGGACAAGATGTCCCCCGACACCCGTGAGGCACACCTTCAGCGTGCCGCCCGGATCCTGCAGACATAA
- a CDS encoding DUF1566 domain-containing protein has product MSEKRNELRGADRVSWFRVLAVCVAAFVVLAGCDSLLYPDDGPTRYAIGDTGPAGGLIFYIDEDDEHDWRYLEAWIADETVLIDRYEDEYPWSYEYYSSIDETSTGIGTGYANTYEVLNEYPNYAAKVAAQAEHDDRDDWFLPSIDELEQMYENLHAQDPPLGNFFEGDYWSSSEVSADRAYSLMFGTGSSWPDHKTQEFRVRVARAF; this is encoded by the coding sequence ATGAGTGAAAAACGAAATGAGCTCCGGGGCGCTGATCGCGTGTCCTGGTTTCGAGTGCTGGCAGTATGTGTGGCCGCTTTCGTTGTACTGGCAGGCTGTGACAGCCTGCTGTATCCCGATGACGGGCCCACCCGCTACGCGATCGGTGACACCGGGCCAGCCGGTGGTTTGATCTTTTACATAGATGAGGATGATGAGCACGACTGGCGGTATCTGGAGGCCTGGATAGCGGATGAAACCGTGCTGATAGACAGATACGAAGACGAGTACCCGTGGAGTTATGAATACTACAGTTCTATTGATGAAACATCGACCGGGATCGGCACCGGGTATGCCAATACCTACGAGGTGTTGAATGAATACCCCAATTATGCAGCCAAGGTGGCGGCCCAGGCAGAGCATGACGACCGGGACGACTGGTTCCTCCCCTCGATTGATGAGCTTGAGCAGATGTACGAGAACCTGCATGCCCAGGATCCTCCTCTCGGCAATTTTTTCGAGGGGGATTACTGGAGCTCGTCAGAAGTATCTGCGGATCGAGCCTACAGTCTTATGTTTGGCACCGGAAGTTCCTGGCCGGATCATAAAACCCAGGAGTTCCGGGTACGCGTAGCCCGGGCCTTTTAG
- a CDS encoding S9 family peptidase, whose translation MKPGIIRQVPLLLVILLFGSCQTLTYLRMNDTHRALLNLPTANHFSLSPDGSQAAWLDFWRGTMNLYILDLTQEGAEPRRITSHRENSIHRFSWISPDWLRITQDTRGDERFFHTILSTDGEEVGSSGLFDEVTLTDFILPDTPDEILVLAGRGTRPHVYRLNLETGERTRVVTNPGSISSFRVDQHGVVRFGVTRHGADTTIRFRADEDEPFRVLLRIGLGDVWEPLGYDPERAIIYAATNIGLDRTSLVEFDPHTAGVVQILADHPVVDLDRQFMPAGWDAPALARYEHEQPGTLMLHDRLGGFADALASRFPEMPSRVQQVLHTGDVLFTVYDGITTYGVYVYRESADEIVRVFDAGAGIDPALFSSQHAISYQSRDGRTIHGYLSLPPGLTREQAVNLPTVMHVHGGPWVRDTWGMNAYNQLFGARGYAVLQVNYRGSSGYGREHLDAGNKQWGRAMQDDITDGVHWLIEQGIADPDAVAIYGASYGGYAALAGAVFTPELYAAVISEVGPSNLFTMFLDSSITQGPTGTYGREIWHHRVGHPNRDAELFREISPVFHADRVQAPVMIVHGENDPRVPLSQSLDMVEALREQGKHVEYHGRADEGHGFANYNNILDLFTRIDRFLTRHMPASP comes from the coding sequence TTGAAACCCGGAATTATACGCCAGGTGCCGCTGCTGCTGGTAATCCTGCTCTTCGGCTCCTGTCAGACACTGACCTATCTGCGCATGAACGACACCCATCGTGCCTTGCTGAATCTGCCAACGGCGAACCATTTTTCGCTGTCGCCCGACGGCAGCCAGGCAGCCTGGCTGGACTTCTGGCGCGGCACCATGAACCTGTACATCCTGGACCTGACTCAGGAGGGGGCCGAGCCCCGGCGTATTACCTCGCATCGCGAAAACAGTATCCACCGCTTTTCCTGGATTTCGCCGGACTGGCTGAGAATCACCCAGGATACACGTGGTGATGAACGGTTTTTCCACACCATACTGTCCACCGATGGCGAGGAGGTTGGCAGTTCGGGACTGTTTGACGAGGTAACCCTGACTGATTTTATTCTGCCCGACACACCGGACGAGATCCTGGTGCTGGCCGGTCGAGGCACACGACCGCATGTGTACCGGCTCAACCTGGAAACAGGAGAGCGCACCCGGGTCGTAACCAACCCCGGCAGTATCAGCAGCTTTCGCGTAGATCAGCACGGGGTGGTACGCTTCGGGGTTACCCGACACGGCGCAGATACCACCATCCGCTTTCGGGCAGATGAAGACGAACCGTTCCGGGTGCTGCTGAGAATCGGACTGGGCGATGTCTGGGAGCCGCTGGGCTACGACCCTGAACGCGCCATTATCTATGCTGCGACCAATATCGGTCTTGACCGCACATCTCTGGTCGAGTTTGACCCGCATACCGCCGGGGTGGTACAGATCCTTGCCGATCATCCGGTAGTAGACCTGGATCGTCAGTTCATGCCCGCTGGCTGGGACGCGCCTGCCCTGGCACGGTATGAGCATGAACAACCGGGAACTCTGATGCTGCATGATCGCCTGGGCGGCTTTGCAGACGCACTGGCCAGCCGGTTCCCCGAGATGCCCTCCCGCGTGCAGCAGGTTCTGCACACCGGGGATGTGCTGTTTACGGTATACGACGGGATTACTACCTATGGGGTGTATGTGTATCGGGAGTCGGCCGACGAGATCGTACGGGTATTTGATGCGGGAGCCGGTATAGACCCTGCGCTGTTCTCATCGCAGCATGCCATCTCGTACCAGAGCCGGGATGGCCGCACTATTCACGGCTACCTCAGCCTGCCGCCGGGGCTAACCAGGGAGCAGGCAGTCAATCTGCCCACCGTGATGCATGTACACGGCGGCCCCTGGGTCCGGGATACCTGGGGGATGAATGCCTATAATCAGCTGTTTGGCGCTCGCGGCTATGCTGTGCTGCAGGTGAATTATCGCGGATCTTCGGGATACGGACGCGAGCACCTGGATGCCGGCAATAAACAGTGGGGTCGTGCAATGCAGGACGATATTACCGATGGCGTACACTGGCTTATAGAGCAAGGCATTGCCGACCCCGATGCGGTGGCCATCTACGGCGCATCCTATGGAGGGTATGCTGCCCTGGCCGGGGCAGTCTTTACACCGGAGCTGTACGCTGCGGTGATCAGTGAGGTCGGGCCATCAAATCTGTTTACCATGTTTCTTGATTCCTCGATTACCCAGGGCCCTACCGGCACCTACGGTCGCGAAATCTGGCACCACCGGGTTGGCCATCCCAATCGTGATGCAGAACTGTTTCGGGAGATCAGCCCGGTGTTTCATGCCGATCGCGTCCAGGCCCCGGTTATGATTGTCCATGGCGAGAACGACCCGCGCGTGCCGCTGTCACAGTCACTGGATATGGTCGAGGCACTGCGGGAACAAGGCAAGCATGTCGAGTACCATGGCCGCGCCGACGAAGGGCATGGATTCGCCAATTACAACAACATCCTTGATCTGTTTACCCGCATCGACCGCTTTCTGACCCGCCACATGCCGGCATCACCGTAG
- a CDS encoding AAA family ATPase: MSRNNQPRGRRRRNRPETIADMNGTSSLSAWKEYYFYLFTVCIDRGYAEELMARFGLQALHWERLPEIADRVIQACAPHMREEQAAELTHARDSFCQALDAATADPATADPADSPSKSPRPDTCRPDPPAPMRHPAIQLSLALRRCLNCHDSCVDTVIDALLQTSPEGSRPSAPPLPRILHELADQFALTRTEQNIVAVLFAAADQPQFGELLQHHLSSFASGELLAEAARVDTRTLVQETMQGSHLSVLGFIDSGLGRDEFLDTTLSNQLVFTLRSGTLEDLRAGLFSPTPPPRHRLEDFPLPRAEVRNCIAALAGGHPLLLCGPPGIGKTEYARSLIHHLGRTPRTLAASSTMPFRGTHSAGTMRLNAASTAAHLLDPDRDILLIDEADNVLQSASGFFALMSGQDSSYDKARLNELLEHLPVPTIWITNQHRLIPDSALRRFGHVAAFPHPPASFRQRLLRDRLLNLTDAEHDDGWSRDLAARYDLTPAAVERTARIVAAELENHTITRGDVPDRVRGYIDELCSSDLAQDVRRLPAVDPGFRPELCSTSSCLERTAQLARHRAESGKGLRLLLDGPPGGGKTQFALWLARHLDRDVHLIRPSDLLSKYVGESEQQIAAAFRHARRTGSLLIIDEADALLYDRASAVRSWEHSQIAEFLQQVQEFDGIMAACTNRITAVDPALRRRFHRHISFGPIARDQLAPALAWIFPEASFHPADLEGLLAGPDLMMSDLAAAREMLEIETEMAAGTPQNSPAPASAVIAEILDHAGARDRSSRIGFSP; encoded by the coding sequence ATGAGCAGAAACAATCAGCCTCGCGGCAGACGCCGCCGTAATCGACCGGAAACAATTGCCGATATGAACGGTACATCCTCCCTCTCCGCATGGAAGGAGTACTATTTTTACCTGTTTACCGTCTGCATCGATCGCGGGTATGCAGAGGAACTGATGGCACGATTCGGGCTGCAGGCACTCCACTGGGAGCGCCTGCCAGAGATCGCCGACCGGGTGATCCAGGCATGCGCACCGCATATGCGGGAAGAGCAGGCAGCTGAACTCACCCATGCCAGGGATTCCTTCTGCCAGGCCCTGGATGCAGCGACTGCCGATCCAGCGACTGCCGATCCAGCGGATTCACCCTCGAAAAGCCCCAGGCCGGACACATGCCGGCCGGATCCCCCTGCGCCGATGCGGCATCCTGCCATCCAGCTGAGCCTGGCACTCAGACGATGCCTGAACTGCCACGACAGCTGTGTGGATACGGTAATCGATGCGCTGCTGCAGACCTCCCCGGAAGGATCCCGACCATCTGCACCACCACTGCCGCGGATCCTGCATGAACTGGCCGACCAGTTCGCGCTCACCCGTACCGAGCAGAATATTGTTGCTGTACTGTTTGCGGCGGCGGATCAGCCACAGTTCGGCGAGCTGCTGCAGCACCACCTGTCCAGTTTCGCCTCCGGTGAACTGCTGGCCGAGGCGGCCAGGGTCGACACCAGAACCCTGGTTCAGGAGACCATGCAGGGTTCACATCTGTCAGTACTGGGGTTTATCGATTCCGGTCTTGGTCGGGACGAGTTTCTGGATACAACCCTGAGCAACCAGTTGGTATTCACCCTGCGATCCGGCACCCTGGAGGATCTGCGTGCCGGGCTGTTCAGCCCGACTCCCCCTCCCCGGCATCGCCTGGAGGATTTCCCCCTCCCCCGCGCTGAGGTACGCAACTGCATTGCGGCCCTTGCCGGCGGCCATCCCTTACTGCTGTGTGGTCCTCCCGGGATCGGGAAAACTGAGTACGCCCGCAGCCTGATTCACCACCTGGGACGAACCCCCCGCACCCTGGCGGCCAGCTCCACCATGCCATTCCGCGGAACACACAGCGCTGGTACCATGCGGCTGAATGCAGCCTCGACCGCAGCCCATCTGCTGGATCCGGACCGGGACATCCTGCTGATCGACGAGGCCGACAACGTGCTGCAAAGCGCATCCGGGTTCTTTGCATTGATGTCGGGACAGGATTCCTCCTACGACAAGGCGCGCCTGAATGAACTGCTGGAGCATCTGCCGGTGCCGACCATCTGGATAACCAATCAGCATCGCCTTATCCCGGACTCGGCCCTGCGCCGATTTGGTCATGTAGCTGCCTTTCCCCACCCGCCGGCCTCGTTTCGCCAGCGACTGCTGCGCGACCGACTGCTGAACCTGACAGATGCCGAACACGACGACGGCTGGTCACGCGATCTGGCGGCCCGCTACGACCTGACCCCGGCTGCGGTGGAGCGCACCGCTCGTATAGTAGCGGCCGAGCTGGAGAACCACACCATAACCCGCGGGGATGTGCCGGACCGGGTCCGTGGCTACATCGACGAGCTGTGCAGCAGCGATCTTGCCCAGGACGTGCGCCGCCTGCCTGCGGTAGATCCCGGATTCCGCCCGGAGCTGTGCTCTACCTCAAGCTGTCTGGAGCGCACCGCACAGCTGGCCAGACATCGCGCCGAATCCGGCAAAGGGCTGCGGCTGCTGCTGGATGGTCCCCCCGGCGGAGGGAAAACCCAGTTTGCATTATGGCTCGCCCGGCATCTGGATCGCGATGTACACCTGATTCGCCCATCCGATCTTCTGTCGAAGTATGTCGGAGAAAGCGAGCAACAGATTGCTGCTGCCTTTCGCCATGCCCGTCGCACCGGCAGCCTGCTGATTATCGATGAGGCCGATGCCCTGCTGTACGACCGTGCATCCGCGGTTCGCAGCTGGGAGCATAGCCAGATCGCCGAGTTCCTGCAGCAGGTACAGGAGTTTGATGGCATCATGGCGGCCTGTACCAACCGGATCACTGCGGTAGACCCTGCCCTGCGCCGACGTTTCCATCGGCACATCAGCTTCGGCCCGATCGCCCGTGACCAGCTTGCCCCCGCACTGGCCTGGATCTTCCCGGAGGCCAGCTTCCACCCGGCAGACCTCGAGGGTCTGCTGGCAGGTCCGGATCTGATGATGAGCGATCTGGCTGCGGCCAGGGAGATGCTGGAGATAGAGACCGAGATGGCAGCCGGAACACCGCAGAACTCGCCCGCACCCGCATCGGCGGTTATTGCAGAAATCCTGGACCATGCCGGCGCGAGAGACCGCAGCAGCAGGATCGGATTCTCTCCGTAA
- a CDS encoding SDR family NAD(P)-dependent oxidoreductase yields the protein MQKKIVIFGATGGIGSEVARRLRESGCELHLAARNRDALASLADELGADWSAGDVTDDGFFGQVAERAGQVDGLVYAVGTINLRSLGRLSSQDYLADFQVNAVGAALAVQALLPALKKSTADPAVVLFSSIAAGQGFPMHASVGMAKGAVNGLTVSLAAELAPKVRVNAVAPSLTRTPLAAGMLANEKLAASIAAAHPLQRLGEPADIAAAAVFLLSDQTSWMTGQVIGVDGGRSMLRTGT from the coding sequence ATGCAAAAAAAGATTGTGATATTCGGGGCAACGGGCGGTATTGGCAGTGAGGTAGCACGGCGGCTTCGGGAAAGCGGCTGTGAACTGCACCTGGCTGCGCGGAACAGGGACGCCCTGGCAAGTCTGGCGGATGAGTTGGGTGCAGACTGGAGTGCCGGGGATGTTACCGACGACGGGTTTTTCGGGCAGGTTGCCGAGCGTGCCGGGCAGGTGGATGGTCTGGTCTATGCTGTGGGGACAATCAATCTGCGATCGCTGGGCCGCTTGTCGTCTCAGGACTATCTGGCTGATTTCCAGGTGAATGCCGTGGGTGCCGCCCTGGCGGTTCAGGCGCTGCTGCCGGCCCTGAAAAAGAGTACGGCGGATCCGGCGGTGGTGCTGTTCTCCAGCATTGCGGCCGGGCAGGGGTTTCCGATGCACGCCTCGGTTGGCATGGCCAAGGGGGCGGTCAATGGCCTGACGGTATCACTGGCCGCCGAGCTTGCGCCAAAGGTACGGGTGAATGCAGTGGCGCCATCGCTTACCCGCACCCCGCTGGCGGCGGGTATGCTGGCGAACGAAAAGCTGGCTGCGTCCATAGCGGCTGCCCACCCGCTGCAGCGGCTGGGTGAGCCGGCCGACATCGCGGCCGCGGCGGTATTCCTGCTGTCTGATCAGACCAGCTGGATGACCGGGCAGGTAATCGGGGTTGATGGCGGCCGCTCGATGCTGCGGACAGGCACATGA
- a CDS encoding NAD(P)/FAD-dependent oxidoreductase: MSRTVDVLIIGAGLAGLTAADQLRQAGHERAAWQSEAAGPVRQADIPRQAGLDGAAWQPDSVLVLEKSRGVGGRMATRRIGEAVFDHGAQFMTVRDPGFARAMAGWTKSGVVAPWFGDKNTRYRGQTGMTALAKQLSQQVDVQLSARVVSIAIQTEARAPGAAGTARAAESAQASGAADPARAPGTQAAAAQVSATHSGHSQVWQVLLESGEVILARSLVLTAPVPQSLAMLDAWDSSGKGAGGKGVVAAVLDPAVRARLEAVTYDPCIAVMARLENRSAIPSPGWLRPRSGPISWIADNQAKGISPVPSVTLHAAPDFSRAHWDEDPRELGEQLLARAASDLGSRVLEFQVHAWRYSRPTTPLQTTIRSATDGSLRGDLAVSSGQPANALAATVAGLPVVFAGDAFAAPRVEGAYLSGRAAARLLLSLPPQPEPHPGSGA; encoded by the coding sequence ATGAGCCGGACAGTAGACGTCCTGATTATCGGGGCCGGTCTGGCTGGTCTGACAGCGGCTGATCAGCTGCGGCAGGCCGGGCATGAACGGGCAGCCTGGCAGAGTGAAGCCGCCGGGCCGGTGCGGCAGGCTGACATCCCCCGGCAGGCCGGTCTGGATGGTGCCGCCTGGCAGCCGGACAGTGTGCTGGTACTGGAAAAAAGCCGTGGTGTTGGCGGGCGCATGGCTACGCGGCGGATTGGCGAGGCGGTGTTTGATCATGGTGCGCAGTTCATGACGGTACGCGATCCGGGCTTCGCCCGGGCGATGGCCGGCTGGACCAAGTCGGGTGTGGTCGCGCCGTGGTTTGGCGATAAAAATACTCGCTACCGCGGGCAGACGGGTATGACGGCGCTGGCCAAGCAGCTGTCGCAGCAGGTGGATGTCCAGTTGTCTGCCCGGGTGGTTTCTATCGCGATCCAGACTGAAGCGCGAGCACCGGGGGCCGCGGGGACAGCACGGGCAGCAGAGTCTGCGCAGGCGTCGGGGGCCGCAGACCCAGCCCGGGCACCGGGGACACAGGCTGCAGCGGCACAGGTGTCGGCGACGCATTCCGGCCACAGCCAGGTGTGGCAGGTGCTGCTGGAATCCGGGGAGGTTATACTGGCGCGGTCGCTGGTGCTTACAGCGCCGGTGCCGCAGTCGCTGGCAATGCTGGATGCGTGGGACAGCAGCGGTAAGGGTGCTGGTGGCAAAGGGGTTGTGGCCGCTGTGCTGGATCCGGCGGTGCGCGCCAGGCTGGAGGCGGTGACCTACGATCCCTGTATCGCGGTAATGGCTCGTCTGGAGAATCGGAGTGCGATTCCATCCCCGGGCTGGCTGCGGCCGCGGTCAGGGCCGATCTCCTGGATTGCAGACAATCAGGCCAAGGGGATATCTCCGGTTCCCTCGGTTACGCTGCATGCTGCACCGGATTTCAGCAGGGCACACTGGGACGAGGATCCGCGAGAGCTGGGCGAGCAGCTGTTAGCCCGGGCAGCATCCGATCTGGGCAGCAGGGTGCTGGAGTTTCAGGTGCATGCCTGGCGCTACAGCCGTCCGACCACCCCTCTCCAGACCACAATCCGATCAGCCACCGACGGATCCCTCCGAGGGGACCTGGCCGTATCCTCGGGGCAGCCGGCCAATGCGCTTGCGGCCACAGTTGCCGGTCTGCCGGTGGTGTTTGCCGGGGATGCATTTGCCGCGCCCCGGGTCGAGGGAGCGTATCTGTCCGGTCGAGCCGCCGCCCGGCTGCTGCTCAGTTTGCCGCCGCAGCCGGAGCCGCACCCGGGAAGCGGCGCATAG
- a CDS encoding Rdx family protein — MSTKFDPNERKYAIEITYCVPCSMRDKALAVADAVISAHENQIDTLTLVTGSGGVFDVKVNDELIYSKAETGKVPTPQQILDSIAKLG, encoded by the coding sequence ATGAGCACCAAATTCGATCCGAACGAACGCAAATATGCCATCGAAATTACCTACTGCGTCCCTTGCAGCATGCGCGACAAGGCACTGGCCGTCGCCGATGCCGTTATCTCGGCTCACGAAAATCAGATCGACACCCTGACCCTGGTCACCGGCAGCGGCGGAGTATTTGACGTAAAGGTTAACGACGAGCTTATCTACTCCAAGGCCGAGACCGGGAAGGTTCCTACCCCGCAACAGATCCTGGATTCCATCGCCAAGCTGGGTTAG